The Coleofasciculus sp. FACHB-1120 region GTGAAGTTGCCATGCAACCCGTAAGGGATATGATGCTTCAAGTGCAATCGCGCCACCGGACCTCGATCGACGTGTGCGGCATCTAAAATAACGACATCAGAGCGGTGGTGAGTAGAGTCGTACACTAACGTCAGCACCCAACCCTCATCTTCACCTGTAGCACCCGGACGAGGCACAAAAATCGGTTCGCTAACATAGCCTTGGGGTGCTGCACTCCAGAGTTGGCGACGATCTGTTTTTAAATCCACCTTGAGGATAGCTTGGAGAGGTGCATTGCCTTGGGCAGCATGAGCTGCACCTAGATATAGATACTGATAAGGGCGTCCGACTCGTTCGGGATGAACGAAGGGAAACTCGCAGCAACGGCTTTCTAAAAGCCTCCGCCGTACCGTTTTATCTTTATCCTTTAAGTTCAACTGGAACCGCCACATTTGTCCGGGGGATAGCGCCTGAAAGTCCACCTCTCGATAGTCTGATTCCGGCTCAACCTCTGGAAAAGACTCATAGCAAATTGAGTCAATGCAAATTTCGTCCCCTTGCTCAAAGGCATTGGCATGGTGGAAGACAAAACCCGACTGAGTTTCAAAAATTTGCATTTTTTCCCCTGGTTGCGGGTTGCGGGGAATCACCACAATCCGAGTGAGTTGCTCCGGTTGGAACTTGACACACTCACCAGCACCCCGAAATCCTAACAGGAATGGTACTGGGTTGAAGGAAACGGGATTTTGGAAGAAGATGCAGTAATTGGGCGTAATCGCAAAGTCATGAATGAAGGCGAAGCCAGGAACGCTGTGAGAGTTTCGCTGCACAACTTTGCCATCCACATCTAATTCATAGATGATGATGGTGCTGGAAAGACCCGGCTTAATCGCAAAGTTCACTAAGCCAGGGGCACCCCCGAAGCGATCGCATTTAGGGTCAATGCGAGGATGGGCGGCAAAGGCGTCACCATTTTGCAAAACTCCGTCTAGATATTCTTTCCCCAGCGTTTCTAAGGTGTTGGGGTCTAAGCGATGAGGTTCGGCAGCTTCCCAAAGCGCCAGGAGTTTGCCCCCCCAGTAAATAACGTTGGTGTTGGCAATATTTTTGAGTTTCACATCAAAAGCATTGGCTAGCCAACCACCGGGCTTCTGGGTGCCAAAGACGCCGCGATAGAGAATTTTACCGGCTTGCTGTTCTTCTACATAGCCCTGTGTGCGGACATAGCGATTGCGAAAGTGGGCGCGACCCTCTGAAAAGGCAATCCTGGCAATCATGCCATCCCCATCAAATGGGTGGTGGATGCGTTGACCCTTGACATCTAGCAACCCAGGACCATTCCGAAACAGGGTTCCTTCTAATTCTGCGGGAATCTCCCCTTCAATGTCATCAATCCAATAATCAAATTCTTGCGGCAAAGATTCATAGCCCTTTTGCCACTTTTTGATGTGGTAGGGAAGTTTATCGGGCACCTCTGTAGGCACCGGAAAGCGTTCTGGTGTGGGTATTTGCATATTAAACGGTTCGGCTTAGAAAAATTCTTGACGCGATCGTGAACGAGGACGGAAGTGTTAGCGCCGCTGCACGTTAAGTCGGCGGGATGAATGATTTATCGGATGGGATAGCGATCGCTATCCCATGCAAGTGTTGGGTTTCCTGATGTCCCAACCTCCGAAAATCTTCAATTTAATTGCATCCGCCTCCTGGGTGCAGCAGCCTTCTGATTCTTGTTCCCAGTTTGAAACTGGAAGCGGAATCAGCACTGCCTACTCTCGATCCTTCCTCTTTTAGTCAGCGGGTTCTTCTACTGTGGGGATGAGTTCTGGAAGAAAGTCAGGAACAAAAGACCGTTCCCGATGCTGGATGGGTGCTGACTGTATATGTATGGCTGATGACGGTTGCAAGCTTGGCATCTCCCCAGATGGCTCGGTTTCCGGTTTGCCTGCGGGTAGCCAACCAATCAGTGGCAGCGGCAGAAGGGTTGATAGATTTGTAATCACTACCAGCTGCCAAAGATGGTCAAAATTCCTTTCGGTGATGCCCAGCCAATAGGTGAGGACGGCTCCCAGTTCGTGGGACAATAACCCTGCCATATTTGTCACCGACATCAGTAGCGCAAACAAGGTTGCTTCCACTCCAGGCGGACATAGCCGCGCTGCGAGTACCAACAAGGGCATATAGGCAATCTGTCCCATGACTGTCAAAATCAGACTGTCTCCCAGGCTGAACCAGCGGTCGTCGATGCCTAAAGAGCGGTTGGTATGAGTCACCAGCAGCAGCGTGGTCATTCCAAGTGCCGCGGCGATGATCGTTGTCCAGGTGAAAATGGTGCGAAAGGGGACAGCTTTGAGAAATCGCTGAAAAATTGCAATTCCGATCAGGGAGGCGAGACTGGTGACAAGACGTACCCGTCCCAAAAATTCTGGTTCAAATCCCAGTTCGTTGGTCGTGAAGTAGAAAAAGGCACTATCTGCGGTTGGTGTGGCTTGCAAGAGAAACAGAAAGGCGGTTGGTAGCCAAATCGATTTTTGGCTAACGGCTTTTCCCAGTTGTTTGATCTGGTTGGCGACGGTGGAAGCATCCGGGCGATCGCTAATTGGCTCTTCTGCAATTAACCAAGCAACTGCTGACACAATTAAGGGGAAACCAGCGGTAATCGCAAAAATAGTATGGCTTCCGAAGTGTTGCAAAAGGGAACCGCTAAAATACGCAGTGACTAAGCCTCCCAGCGATGACGCACCCCATGAGAGGGATTGTAGGGAACCGGCATCACTCTGAGACTCTGCCCTGGCTCGTTCTACCACCAGCGAGTCTACAATTACATCACTCACCGCTACTGAGAGGGATGAAAGCGCGATCGCGACGGTCGCCGCCCAAGCCGTATGCACAACCGTTGCCAGACTAAACCAGGAAATCGCTCCCAATAGTCCGGATAAAATCAGATAGGGTCGCCGCCGATAGCCAAACAATGGTAGACCATCTGACAGAAAACCAAATAATGGCTTTACCACCCAAGGGATGGCAGCAATGCCCATCAAAGCCGAAACTTGAGCC contains the following coding sequences:
- a CDS encoding carotenoid oxygenase family protein, whose protein sequence is MQIPTPERFPVPTEVPDKLPYHIKKWQKGYESLPQEFDYWIDDIEGEIPAELEGTLFRNGPGLLDVKGQRIHHPFDGDGMIARIAFSEGRAHFRNRYVRTQGYVEEQQAGKILYRGVFGTQKPGGWLANAFDVKLKNIANTNVIYWGGKLLALWEAAEPHRLDPNTLETLGKEYLDGVLQNGDAFAAHPRIDPKCDRFGGAPGLVNFAIKPGLSSTIIIYELDVDGKVVQRNSHSVPGFAFIHDFAITPNYCIFFQNPVSFNPVPFLLGFRGAGECVKFQPEQLTRIVVIPRNPQPGEKMQIFETQSGFVFHHANAFEQGDEICIDSICYESFPEVEPESDYREVDFQALSPGQMWRFQLNLKDKDKTVRRRLLESRCCEFPFVHPERVGRPYQYLYLGAAHAAQGNAPLQAILKVDLKTDRRQLWSAAPQGYVSEPIFVPRPGATGEDEGWVLTLVYDSTHHRSDVVILDAAHVDRGPVARLHLKHHIPYGLHGNFTSHGFAPSH
- a CDS encoding folate/biopterin family MFS transporter; the encoded protein is MQFSPSGMSEIKNSAIKKVFFGHEPTPELCAILTVYLVQGILGLARLAVSFFLKDELSLSPAQVSALMGIAAIPWVVKPLFGFLSDGLPLFGYRRRPYLILSGLLGAISWFSLATVVHTAWAATVAIALSSLSVAVSDVIVDSLVVERARAESQSDAGSLQSLSWGASSLGGLVTAYFSGSLLQHFGSHTIFAITAGFPLIVSAVAWLIAEEPISDRPDASTVANQIKQLGKAVSQKSIWLPTAFLFLLQATPTADSAFFYFTTNELGFEPEFLGRVRLVTSLASLIGIAIFQRFLKAVPFRTIFTWTTIIAAALGMTTLLLVTHTNRSLGIDDRWFSLGDSLILTVMGQIAYMPLLVLAARLCPPGVEATLFALLMSVTNMAGLLSHELGAVLTYWLGITERNFDHLWQLVVITNLSTLLPLPLIGWLPAGKPETEPSGEMPSLQPSSAIHIQSAPIQHRERSFVPDFLPELIPTVEEPAD